The Aedes aegypti strain LVP_AGWG chromosome 3, AaegL5.0 Primary Assembly, whole genome shotgun sequence genome contains a region encoding:
- the LOC5572140 gene encoding serine protease snake, giving the protein MAAIGWTSNGNIDYMCGGTLISSKHVLTAAHCMLNEHGVQPDMVQLGDINSIGAKDGASTQPIRIRNFKRHPEYRSSRKYFDIAIVELDTDVKFDIATYSACLWLEKDVPKEKMHVIGFREKVDWKNNTVSWRKIELSFIDHENCTEQLPVSARAQPRGFVEEQFCAASDHGDACEGDSGGPIQIERDMNGSIIPFVVGIVSFGSPCSAESIGVYTRVASYRDWIEQELQQPINYLCAQLRNITCIE; this is encoded by the exons ATTGGCTGGACGTCAAatggaaatattgattatatGTGCGGTGGTACACTTATTTCATCAAAGCATGTTCTTACGGCTGCTCACTGTATGCTAAATGAACACGG AGTACAACCTGATATGGTTCAACTGGGTGATATCAATTCGATTGGTGCGAAAGATGGCGCATCGACTCAGCCGATCAGAATTCGTAACTTCAAAAGGCATCCAGAATATAGATCTagtagaaaatattttgacatcGCAATTGTAGAACTTGATACGGATGTGAAGTTCGATATAGCCACCTATTCTGCATGTTTGTGGCTAGAGAAAGATGTGCCCAAAGAAAAAATGCACGTAATCGGTTTCAGAGAGAAAGTTGACTGGAAGAATAATACTGTGTCCTGGAGAAAGATTGAGTTATCTTTCATTGATCACGAAAACTGTACCGAACAGTTGCCAGTAAGTGCGCGAGCCCAACCTCGTGGATTTGTTGAAGAGCAATTCTGTGCTGCAAGTGATCATGGGGATGCTTGTGAG GGTGATTCTGGAGGCCCCATACAGATCGAAAGAGATATGAATGGATCGATTATACCTTTCGTAGTTGGCATAGTTTCTTTCGGTTCTCCATGCTCTGCGGAATCCATTGGTGTGTATACTCGTGTAGCTTCTTATCGGGATTGGATAGAACAAGAACTTCAACAGCCAATCAACTATCTGTGTGCTCAATTGAGGAATATTACCTGTATAGAATAA